TTTGTCCGTGCTCACCGGTCCCGAAGATGCCCGGTATTAGGAGGTATGGGTGAGAGATATGCAGCAGCCATCAGGCCCTAAACACCTGGTGAAACAGGCCCGTGTAGCAAAGCACCAGGTAAGCAGGCTCTGGtagctgcaggcaggagagccTGCTTTGACTTTGCCTCACGGTAAGTCTTCAAAAGATTAGTTTCCACAGAGTTACATAACAAGATAGCAAATCCACTGTGGCTGTCTCCTGATAATAAGTAATTTGCTTTTGTAATTGGGAAGATAAAACCTAAATTTCATGAGCCCCACACAAATACCTGCAATACATAAATCAGTTGGCTTTTGGCAAGACAAACCCCgtaagggaaagaaggaaaatcctgtaatgttccttttgttttccttgtagATACCAGTGAAATATCTGCTGCCCACCACTTTCTTCATTTAACTTCCCCTTGGGGTCAGCTGGTTGTCAGCATGCCTTCAACCAAGAACGCCTCAAAACTTTTCCTAGTCCTCgtgtcactgctgctggtgctgccagcagtTGAAGCCCTGGATGCAGGAGATACCATTGCCTTCCTCCTAGGCCTCGCTGTCAGTGTCGTCGGATTCTGTGCCTGCCTTGGCTTGT
This sequence is a window from Hirundo rustica isolate bHirRus1 chromosome 4, bHirRus1.pri.v3, whole genome shotgun sequence. Protein-coding genes within it:
- the SMIM30 gene encoding small integral membrane protein 30 translates to MPSTKNASKLFLVLVSLLLVLPAVEALDAGDTIAFLLGLAVSVVGFCACLGLYARRRNGQQ